The Nostoc sp. NIES-3756 DNA window GAGTACGTCCTGATTTAGCTATTGAAGTAGTGTTTACCAGTGGGGGGATCAACAAACTAGAAGCATACAAGCGGCTGTTGATTCCTGAGGTGTGGTTTTGGGAAGATGGAGTACTAGAAGTGTATCACCTGCGTTTAGAGGGCAATGCTCTACGCTATGAAAAGATTTCTACTAGTGAAGAAGTTAAAGGTATCGATTTAGATTTGTTGTTACGTTGCATCAATATGGTGAATCACGTTGATGCTATCAAAACCTTTCAGCAGGCGATACAGAAGTAGGGGATGAGGGAGATGAGGAGTAACCCACCCCTAGCCCCTCCCAGGAGGTGAATATATGGACTGTTGACTGTTGACTATGGACTAATGACCAATGACCAATGACCAATGACTATAGAATATAAAGAAATGTATAATTTTTTAATTTTTATATGCCAGTCAAAGTTGGAGATACTGCGCCTGATTTTACCTTACCTGCACAAAATGGCTCATCGGTGAGCCTGAGTGATTTTCGCGGCAAAAAAGCTGTGGTGCTGTACTTTTATCCCAAAGATGATACACCAGGATGTACAGCAGAATCTTGTGCTTTCCGCGATCGCTATGAAGTTTTTCAAACGGCTGGTGCTGAGATTATTGGTGTCAGTGGTGACTCTAACGAATCTCACCAGCGATTTGCTACTAAATACAATCTACCTTTTACATTGTTGAGCGACAAAGGCGACCAAGTACGCAAACTTTACGGTGCAACAGCCGCATTTGGTTTGTTTCCCGGTCGCGTTACCTACGTCATCGACCAACAAGGAGTTGTGCAGTACGTTTTTGATTCAATGTTCAACTTCCAAGGACATGTGGAAGAAGCGTTGAAGACTCTACAACAGTTGGCGGCGAAGTAGGAGAGATGGGGGAGTGGGGGGAGTAGGGGAAGATGGGGGAGACAAAGAATAACTTCTTCCTCATCTCCCTCATCTCCCTCATCTTCCTCATCCCCACTCCCTTACTTACTATGAGACTTTTCTGGCATCACGACATGATGGGTTTTGCCGTTTTTACCGTTAGTATGTCCGTTGTTATTGCGAGGTTGAATTACACCGTAGCCGCCGTGGTTGCGTTCGTAAATAACGTTAATCTCTCCTGTCTCGGCGTTGTGGAACATATAAAAATCATGCCCCACTAGTTGCAATTGCTCTAAAGCTTCGGCAACTGTCATTGGAGGCATAGAAAAGTATTTGGTGCGGACGACTTCTTGGGGGAGTTCGGGAGTGCGATCGCCTATTAAATCTGCAACTACTGGTTCTGGTAC harbors:
- a CDS encoding peroxiredoxin; its protein translation is MPVKVGDTAPDFTLPAQNGSSVSLSDFRGKKAVVLYFYPKDDTPGCTAESCAFRDRYEVFQTAGAEIIGVSGDSNESHQRFATKYNLPFTLLSDKGDQVRKLYGATAAFGLFPGRVTYVIDQQGVVQYVFDSMFNFQGHVEEALKTLQQLAAK